One Tolypothrix bouteillei VB521301 DNA window includes the following coding sequences:
- the hmpF gene encoding pilus motility taxis protein HmpF codes for MLYLAEVQKQKGGLLSGGGKTELKLLACQRNDQSWTTVSEETIAGEEASKLNDGALILVELTPNRQVQRVQEAGRPLINILQNFSRQVEKFKVKEEEIDQWKQSLTFQAQEFNRREMELETRLEQLQHMEEDFQRCETQLKEVEAAREEIERLRTEMERNRQELEGAWEHLRGEQRRLEEFKAECQQGAVLDEEQCKTLNDLLSHLSTSVAPTETVRENLNIAFEIAERQQAVLNPHWQQLEQQKAVVEQQQKEASRLSQTLSEQKNEWQQAQQSIEEQIAKLKVDTVTLANKQEYARSLKEQLQYQEELHKQISFLASISSDVTSTPKVDIAALEQMSVEQLQDTLRDLQQKLNIDSNFVNEQEQELIERQKIIEELQNKIDGVSGGERSELESELLDEKDSYQMLNQTLVGQRRSLQERTEICRQHQLMLCKKQGKTPGPELEDKSTDFKQILALIEKQRQQQGQELQSLESEIEQMRTNLEQAQSTIDQQTQQYQTKHQEIQTLEENLLSVQTAIAQSQTRLSLYEETLQPIQDSIDGLRHKLEGIAQSVTQVQETGDLQIQAITQMRQTLESILS; via the coding sequence GTGCTATATTTAGCAGAAGTACAAAAACAAAAAGGTGGTTTACTCAGTGGCGGTGGCAAAACCGAACTGAAGTTGTTGGCATGCCAGCGAAATGACCAGAGTTGGACGACAGTTTCTGAAGAAACGATCGCAGGTGAAGAAGCAAGCAAATTAAATGATGGAGCCCTGATCCTCGTTGAACTTACTCCCAACCGCCAAGTGCAAAGGGTCCAAGAAGCAGGACGTCCGCTGATTAATATTTTGCAAAACTTTTCCCGACAGGTAGAGAAATTCAAAGTTAAGGAAGAAGAAATCGATCAGTGGAAGCAATCGCTGACATTTCAAGCGCAGGAATTCAATCGCCGCGAAATGGAATTAGAGACGCGTTTGGAACAACTGCAACACATGGAGGAAGACTTTCAACGCTGTGAAACGCAATTGAAGGAAGTAGAAGCAGCGCGAGAGGAAATAGAACGGTTGCGAACAGAGATGGAACGTAACCGACAAGAATTAGAGGGAGCGTGGGAACACTTGCGCGGCGAGCAACGCCGTTTGGAAGAATTTAAAGCAGAGTGTCAGCAAGGGGCTGTGCTTGATGAAGAACAATGCAAAACCTTGAATGACCTGCTCTCTCACCTTTCTACAAGTGTTGCACCTACAGAAACAGTACGCGAAAATCTCAATATCGCCTTTGAAATTGCAGAAAGGCAACAAGCCGTCCTAAACCCACACTGGCAACAACTCGAACAGCAGAAGGCTGTGGTTGAGCAACAACAAAAAGAAGCCAGTCGCCTGTCACAAACTTTATCCGAGCAAAAAAACGAATGGCAGCAAGCCCAGCAATCCATAGAGGAGCAAATAGCAAAGTTAAAAGTCGATACGGTCACGCTTGCTAATAAGCAGGAGTACGCTCGTTCTTTAAAAGAGCAGTTGCAGTATCAAGAAGAGCTACACAAGCAAATTAGCTTTCTTGCTTCCATATCAAGTGATGTTACTTCTACGCCAAAAGTTGATATAGCTGCTTTAGAACAAATGTCTGTAGAACAACTGCAAGACACTTTGCGGGATTTACAGCAGAAGTTAAATATAGACTCTAACTTTGTTAACGAGCAAGAACAAGAATTAATAGAAAGACAAAAAATTATAGAAGAACTGCAAAACAAGATCGATGGAGTATCGGGAGGAGAACGTTCTGAATTGGAGTCCGAACTCTTAGATGAGAAAGATTCTTATCAAATGTTGAACCAAACTTTGGTAGGACAGCGTCGAAGTTTGCAGGAACGCACGGAGATTTGCAGGCAACATCAGCTCATGTTGTGCAAAAAACAAGGCAAAACTCCCGGTCCCGAACTTGAGGATAAAAGCACGGATTTCAAACAAATTCTTGCACTGATTGAAAAGCAACGGCAGCAACAGGGACAGGAACTGCAAAGCCTCGAAAGCGAAATTGAACAGATGCGTACCAATCTCGAGCAAGCGCAGAGCACGATCGACCAACAAACTCAACAGTACCAGACAAAGCACCAAGAGATCCAAACTCTAGAAGAGAACTTGCTGTCCGTACAAACTGCGATCGCACAATCTCAAACTCGCT